From Allorhodopirellula heiligendammensis:
GGTTGTCACGACTCGGCGTCGGACGATGCCCCGCAGGGCACACTTCGCTTCAATACCAGCTTGATCTCGTAATCGTCACGCGTCACCCGGTACGCGCGAAAGATTCTCAACTTCGAAACGGCCGGCTCGCGTACTCGGGTGCACGCGCTGGTTATCCGCCGGTACGGTTCATCAGTCCATCGCATGAGATCTCGCTGACCGCTCAGCTGAAAACACTTGAGTCGGTCTAACGACCCAGTATGTCCGAGATACATCTTCAGCACCACCTTCGTATGTTTGGATCACGTCAACAACGATCGAGGCCTTTTCGAGTGCAAATGTCGCGTCAATCGCAACCGTTTCGGCGGGAGCACTCGGATCACCCGGCATAAGATGCGGAAGAACTTGAGTTTCGTAGGTGTTGTTCTCCATCACGACCATTACACCGTCGGGCATAGTAATGTCCTTGCCGGCGGAGTCAACAAGTTTGACAAATGCGTCACTCGGTTGGACCAGTACGGTTTTTCGTTGATGACCAATTGATACTTGAGTATCAGAACCACCATCAGAGCAGCCAACAGATGCGAAGGCAACGATAAACCAAACAGTACGACGCAGATGGTAGTGATTGGTCACGTTGCTCTCGATCGGATAACGGTTGCGACAACCGAGTCGCGACGAGTGATTCTCAATTGCCAACAACGGCGACTCCGCGACTTCGGTTCGTCGCATTGTTACGAGTCGTTTAGTATAGCGTAGTACCCGTGGGCTTACCCGCAGCTTCGATCCGACACGAGCACTGCGTCACAGTCACCGATTTGACAGGCGTTGGACAATGCCCCGCAGGGCATGCGTTGGTTGATGCCCCGCAGGGCAGTGTTGCTTCGTGCCCCGCAGGGCGTGTGCGTCGTGCCCCGCAGGGCATGCGTTGGTTGTCACGACTCGGCGTCGGACGATGCCCCGCAGGGCACACTTGGCTTCCATACCAGCTTCATCTCGTAACGCTGGCCATCAGCGGGCCGCGACGAGCGATTCAACCACTGCCAAAACGTCTGACACGCGGCTCCGTTGAATGGCATTGTTATTTGCCGGACATGGGTGAGCCACCGTCTTTGGCTTTCGGACTCTCGCGTGCAGCTGATCGCCGGAGTGACCACCAGCATACGATCCAAAGCACTAAGCATACCAGAGATAGCGGAAGTAAAAAGCTCGTTGCGATTAAAGAGTACCGAATTGTGTCAGCCAACTCTTCCGGGCGAGGAGTTGGGTTCCCCGCCCCAATGGAGTAAAAGGCCCGAACCATCCCGACCGCTGATCCCAACGGACCAACTATGACGCATAGAACGGCCGCAACACCAGATGTCGATTTTATGCGTTTTGTCAGCTTGCTCGGCGGTTGGTTGTCGCTTGCGTCTTCAACGCTCGCCGCTGGGGTGTACGGTGAGAGATGTTGTCCGGCCACTGAAGCAGATTACGTATCGGGTGAGGGAACTGAATCTCAATCAAATAACGTTTGGGATCACGTGGTCGCCGCGAAAGACGTTCCACTTCAATAAACTTAACTCGGCGACTCACGCGCATCCCTTGGTTCTGCCTTCTCGATCGGCAGTTGCACGGTCATCGACGCCCACTGTGCGAAGGCTGATGATACAGCATTGTAGACAGCGTCATGGGTTCCCTTGGGACCAGAATCTATTGGATGGTACGCAAACTGATCCACTCGGATGTTCCAGTCCCGCAAATCAACGTCGTAATTGCGAGCAAACCGGTCGATGGCAATCCTCGCGTATTCTTCTAGAAACGATGCGTCGCCCTCGATTTGATTACCGGTCAAACGTTCCGTCAGTTCGATAGCGATCACACCTTTTGACTCGTGCGCACGTGAAATCTTCACCGTAGCGCCATCAAATCGCTCGGCACCCGCGGCCTGTCTAATCAAGTATGCAGATCCGATTGCGTGCATGTTTCGATGGCAGAACGTTCGGGATCAGCGGGCGGCGGGAGTAGACATTGAACTCACCAGAAACCGCACCACCGCCGCTCCGGGTGAGTAGATCGAAGTCTTTCGAGGTTAGCATAGTGTTGATTTCCTCCGTTTCCTAGCGGTTTCCCGCGCAAGGTGCCCGATCAACCTATCCATTCTCAATTGAAAATTCGACCCCTCCCAGAACCGGACTTGCGCCGTTAACGCATCCGGCTCCCAGCCATCACCTGTCACCATTAACATGTCAGTTGCTCCGCGTCATTGCAATCAAATCCGTGATCTTTCCAGGCGTCGCAAGCGGGTGACGCTTGCAGTACGTGCGGAATTCATCCCAGCTCACGTAAGTGCTCTGGCTGCGACGGTTCAGCCAACGACGAGCAAGCCATTTGACTTGCTCCAAGAACACCATCAACTCCGGCCAATTGTCATTGATCGAGTAGTATTGATAGTGCCCTCGTAATTTCGCGTTGAGCTTCTTCCAGACTTCGCTTTGTCGCTCAATGAGTACCGAGTGAAACCACTCTTTCATATCTTGCAGCTTCTGTCGCAGTTTCTTCCTCGCTGTTCGCCTTGTCAGTTTGAATTTGCCTGAGCGGCTGACGCCGCAGTAATGAGTGAAACCGAGGAAGTCAAAAGTGCCTGGACGCCCTTCGCCATGTCGGGCGGAATCCCGCTCAGCGAAACGTCCGAAACGAAGCAGCTTTGTCTTATCCTCTGCAACCTCCAACGAAAACCGGCCCAGCCTTTTCGACAATACCGTTTGGAATGCCCGTGCATCGGATTCGTATTGAAAACAGCAGATGAAATCATCCGCGTAGCGAACCAAATACGCTTCACCTTTGATCGCGCCTTTGACGTCTCGCTCGAACCATTGGTCCAAGACGTAGTGCAAGTACACGTTCGCAAGCAAAGGGGACAGACAGGAGCCTTGAGGCACCCCGTCTTCGGTAGCCGAAAGCTGACCGCCGATCAGCACACCGCATTTCAGAAATGACGTGATCAAGGTCAACAGTCTCGGGTCACTGATGCGAATTCGCAGTAGTTCAACAAGACTCTTGTGCGACACGTTATCAAAGAAGCCTTTGATGTCGGCGTCACTCACCCAGTTCACTTTCTTCGTCGCGATGATTTGACCAAGAGTCGCGAGTGCTTGGTGGCATGACCGACCGGGCCGGAAGCCGTACGAAGCTTCGTGAAAATCTGCTTCATATACTGGCTCCAAGATCATCAC
This genomic window contains:
- the ltrA gene encoding group II intron reverse transcriptase/maturase, yielding MKTKHKRPSMPAKLEKQERQRTRRESDRCIVPLKPEGQSGGVKPGNAGAGKATRPSRDSDSQPPAPRGRSSVADRLDRITTRAESTPKEVFSNLFTLLTAELLWFAFRRLKRGKASGADHVSVEDYEENLHENLRDLESRLHRGTYKPQSSVRKDIPKGNGKTRPLGISAVEDKIVQRAVVMILEPVYEADFHEASYGFRPGRSCHQALATLGQIIATKKVNWVSDADIKGFFDNVSHKSLVELLRIRISDPRLLTLITSFLKCGVLIGGQLSATEDGVPQGSCLSPLLANVYLHYVLDQWFERDVKGAIKGEAYLVRYADDFICCFQYESDARAFQTVLSKRLGRFSLEVAEDKTKLLRFGRFAERDSARHGEGRPGTFDFLGFTHYCGVSRSGKFKLTRRTARKKLRQKLQDMKEWFHSVLIERQSEVWKKLNAKLRGHYQYYSINDNWPELMVFLEQVKWLARRWLNRRSQSTYVSWDEFRTYCKRHPLATPGKITDLIAMTRSN